A genomic segment from uncultured Vibrio sp. encodes:
- a CDS encoding PQQ-dependent sugar dehydrogenase, with amino-acid sequence MKTVITTLLVCFSLSSHAADYQAKEVANGFNIPWGIEFLNEKQAVINEKNGTISLLNIESGQREKLFSVSGVSTTGQAGLLDVALAPNTDKTRPTLFFTYSKRTSKGNTLALATATLQNNQLIDWKDLFVADAITDTGRHFGSRITFVDNKVYFSIGDRGDRDNGQNRQTHAGSILRLNLDGTVPTDNPFTESKVKPEIWSYGHRNPQGLFYDQTTNQLWSIEHGPRGGDEINLIIKGANYGWARVSQGKEYWGPLDVGEAKSLPGMEDPKLVYIPSIAPSNLVVYRGDKYPDLDGKIIAGALKLTHLNVVSIENGKLTEYQRLMDDLGERIRDITISPDGYLYFSTDTGKIFRLEQK; translated from the coding sequence ATGAAAACTGTTATCACCACCCTGCTCGTTTGTTTTTCCCTTTCCAGCCACGCTGCCGATTATCAGGCGAAAGAGGTAGCTAACGGATTCAATATCCCTTGGGGAATAGAATTTCTGAATGAGAAACAGGCCGTGATAAACGAGAAAAACGGCACCATTTCATTGCTGAATATCGAATCGGGACAACGCGAAAAACTCTTTTCGGTTTCAGGTGTCAGCACCACTGGTCAGGCAGGCTTACTTGACGTTGCCCTTGCCCCAAATACGGATAAAACTCGTCCAACGCTCTTCTTTACTTACAGCAAACGCACTAGCAAAGGAAATACGCTCGCCCTCGCGACCGCAACATTACAGAACAATCAACTGATAGATTGGAAGGATCTGTTCGTTGCAGATGCCATTACTGATACCGGACGACATTTTGGTAGCCGTATTACGTTTGTCGATAACAAAGTTTACTTCTCTATTGGCGATCGTGGTGATCGTGATAATGGCCAAAACAGGCAAACTCATGCGGGGTCAATTCTACGTTTAAATCTGGACGGCACGGTTCCGACTGATAATCCTTTCACTGAATCTAAAGTAAAACCTGAAATTTGGAGTTATGGTCATCGTAACCCTCAAGGTTTGTTCTACGACCAAACAACAAATCAGCTTTGGTCAATTGAGCACGGTCCAAGAGGTGGCGACGAGATCAACCTGATTATAAAAGGCGCGAACTACGGCTGGGCTAGGGTCTCTCAAGGAAAAGAATATTGGGGTCCGCTTGATGTCGGCGAAGCGAAATCTTTACCTGGGATGGAAGATCCCAAACTCGTCTATATTCCTTCGATTGCACCGAGTAACTTAGTGGTTTATCGAGGTGACAAGTACCCTGACCTAGACGGGAAAATTATCGCTGGAGCGCTTAAGCTTACGCACCTCAATGTGGTTTCTATCGAGAATGGAAAACTGACCGAATATCAACGCCTGATGGACGATCTTGGCGAGCGAATCAGAGACATCACGATCAGTCCCGATGGTTATCTCTACTTTTCGACCGACACAGGAAAAATTTTTCGACTAGAGCAGAAGTAA
- a CDS encoding HAD family hydrolase, whose protein sequence is MVPFPLVVKRIKAVIFDLDNTLVSSDMNFHTLRQQLGCPKSEDLLDFVEKLEHPHHKEHAHNVIFDHEISDAEQSSPMKGCHELLAYLNQQAMKTAIVTRNCLIATQRKLEHNQIEVERVITRECFPPKPDPLSLQVLAKEWRLMPDEVLYVGDYLYDLQAAYNAQMPSCLVHHGNLTEFHTYASLAVTELTDLLTYFESVHLRQNYDPVP, encoded by the coding sequence ATGGTTCCTTTCCCATTAGTCGTCAAAAGAATTAAAGCCGTTATTTTTGATTTAGATAACACCCTTGTGAGTTCAGATATGAACTTCCACACGCTGCGCCAGCAGCTAGGGTGCCCGAAGTCAGAAGATTTATTAGACTTTGTAGAAAAACTGGAACATCCTCACCACAAAGAGCATGCACACAATGTGATTTTTGATCACGAAATCTCCGATGCTGAACAATCTTCACCAATGAAGGGCTGTCACGAACTTCTGGCGTACCTGAATCAACAAGCGATGAAAACTGCCATCGTGACACGTAATTGCCTAATTGCGACCCAACGTAAGCTTGAGCATAACCAAATCGAAGTTGAACGTGTAATTACTCGCGAGTGTTTTCCACCAAAGCCAGATCCTTTATCCCTGCAGGTGCTCGCGAAAGAGTGGCGATTGATGCCAGATGAAGTACTCTACGTCGGTGACTACCTATATGACTTACAGGCGGCCTACAACGCGCAAATGCCCTCTTGCCTTGTCCATCATGGTAATCTGACTGAGTTTCACACTTACGCTTCCCTTGCGGTGACAGAACTCACTGATCTGTTGACTTACTTCGAGTCGGTCCACTTACGACAAAACTATGATCCAGTTCCATAA
- a CDS encoding Dps family protein, with amino-acid sequence MSTQVSLIGLDRQHSEQLAQQLNQLLAYYQVLYMNTRGYHWNIKGHQFFELHVKFEEIYTDLQVKIDELAERILTLGYTPAHAFSHYLESSEIKEHQNATSGDECVKGLVDGFGILLLNQREILSNAGEAGDEGTAALMGDYIREQEKLMWMLNAYLQ; translated from the coding sequence ATGAGCACACAAGTAAGCCTAATTGGTCTAGATCGTCAACACTCTGAGCAACTAGCACAACAGCTAAATCAGCTACTTGCCTACTACCAAGTGTTGTACATGAATACACGTGGTTACCACTGGAACATTAAAGGTCATCAGTTTTTTGAACTACACGTAAAATTTGAAGAAATCTATACTGACCTACAAGTGAAAATTGATGAGTTGGCAGAGCGTATTTTAACGTTAGGCTACACCCCAGCACATGCGTTCAGTCACTATCTGGAATCGAGCGAAATAAAAGAGCACCAAAATGCGACGTCCGGTGATGAGTGCGTCAAAGGACTGGTCGATGGTTTTGGCATCCTTTTGCTTAATCAGCGAGAAATTTTATCCAATGCTGGCGAGGCGGGTGATGAAGGTACCGCAGCATTAATGGGTGATTACATTCGCGAGCAAGAGAAACTGATGTGGATGCTTAACGCTTACCTTCAGTAA